The Corallococcus caeni genomic interval CTGGCTGACCGGCATGTCCGGGACCGGGAAGAGCACGACGGCCGCCTACATCGCGGCGCGCCTCCGGCAGGTCGGACGCAACGTGGAGGTCCTCGATGAGGGCGAACTCCAGAACGACCTGTGGGCCGGCATCGGCGACACCAAGGACGAGCGCAACATGGTCGTGCGCCGCCTGGGCTTCGTCGCCGGCCTGCTCGCGCGCAACGGCACGGCCGTGCTCGTCCCCTGCGTGAGCCCCTACAAGTCGAGCCGTGAGGAAGTGCGCCGCTCGGTGGGCAAGTACGTGGAGGTCTACGTCGACTGCCCCACGGAGAAGCTCATCGAGCGCGACACCACCGGCAAGTACAAGAAGGCGCTCAACGGCGAGATCCCGAACTTCATCGGCATCACGGAGCCCTACGAGCCGCCCACCTCCCCGGAGGTGACCATCTACTCCGACACGGAGTCGGTGGAGGACGGCGGCACGAAGATCTTCCAGGCCCTGCTGGACCTGGGCCTGATGACGACGGACGAGCTGAAGATCATCACCGGCAAGAAGATGAAGGCCAACCCGCTGCCGGCGAAGAAGGCCCGCCGCGACGAGGAGGAGGCCCCCGCCCGGGTCGCCGCCGTGAAGGCCGCGAAGACGCCCAAGGCGGACAAGGGCTCCAAGGGCGCCAAGGCGCGTCCGGCCACCCGCGCCGCCCGCGTGGGCAAGCCGGCCCCCGCCGCGAAGAAGAAGACCGCGAAGGGCAAGGGCCGCTAGGGCCCCGCCGTCGTCCCCTGACTGTCGAAGGGCTCCAGGTTGCCCGCGCGATGCGCGTGCAATCCGGGGCCCTTCCGTTTTAGGAGTCCCCCATGCTGAGCCCCGAGCGGATTGAAGCCCTCTGTGAAGCGTCCCGCCCCAAGCTGGAGGCGATGCGCGAAGCCCTGCGCGCCCACGGCAGCGCGCTGGTGGCGTTCTCCGGAGGCGTGGACTCCACCTTCGTCCTCCAGGTCGCGGTGGAGGTGCTGGGCGAGCGCGCCCTGGCGCTCACCGCGCTGTCCGCCTCCGTCGCCCCGGAGGAGGAGCGCGAGGCGCGCGAGCTGGCGGCCCGCCTGGGCGCCCGGCACGTCGTCGTCTCCAGCAACGAGCTGGCGAACCCCAACTACGCCGCCAACCCCACCAACCGCTGCTACTTCTGCAAGACGGAGCTGTACGACCTCTGCGAGGCGAAGCGCGCGGAGCTGGGCCTCTCCGTGGTGCTGGACGGCTTCAACGCGGACGACTTCAAGGATCACCGCCCCGGCCACAAGGCCGCGAAGGAGCACCAGGTGTCGTCCCCCCTGGCGCAGGCGGGGCTCACCAAGGATGAGATCCGCGCGTGGAGCCGCAAGCTGGGGCTGCCCACCTGGGACAAGCCGCAGATGGCGTGCCTGGCGTCGCGCATCCCCTACGGCACGTCCGTGACGCGCGACCGGCTCCTGCAGATCGCCGCCGCGGAGTCGGAGCTGCGCGCCCTGGACTTCAAGCAGTTCCGCGTGCGCTACCACCAGGACGTGGCGCGCATCGAGCTGGCCAGCGAGGAGTACCCGCGCTTCTTCGAGGCCGGCATCCGCGAGCGGATCAACGGCGCCTTCAAGTCCCTGGGCTTCAAGTTCGTGGCCCTGGACCTGGAGCCCTTCCGCTCCGGCCGCCTCAACGAGGCCGCCGGCATCACCCCCGCGGCCGGGGCAGGGCAGGGGCACTCCGAGGGCTTCAAGCTCCCGGTGGTGGGGTGAAGGGCCTCCCCTCCGTCCTGATCCTCTTGAGTCTGG includes:
- the cysC gene encoding adenylyl-sulfate kinase — translated: MAPNTGFTLWLTGMSGTGKSTTAAYIAARLRQVGRNVEVLDEGELQNDLWAGIGDTKDERNMVVRRLGFVAGLLARNGTAVLVPCVSPYKSSREEVRRSVGKYVEVYVDCPTEKLIERDTTGKYKKALNGEIPNFIGITEPYEPPTSPEVTIYSDTESVEDGGTKIFQALLDLGLMTTDELKIITGKKMKANPLPAKKARRDEEEAPARVAAVKAAKTPKADKGSKGAKARPATRAARVGKPAPAAKKKTAKGKGR
- the larE gene encoding ATP-dependent sacrificial sulfur transferase LarE; this encodes MLSPERIEALCEASRPKLEAMREALRAHGSALVAFSGGVDSTFVLQVAVEVLGERALALTALSASVAPEEEREARELAARLGARHVVVSSNELANPNYAANPTNRCYFCKTELYDLCEAKRAELGLSVVLDGFNADDFKDHRPGHKAAKEHQVSSPLAQAGLTKDEIRAWSRKLGLPTWDKPQMACLASRIPYGTSVTRDRLLQIAAAESELRALDFKQFRVRYHQDVARIELASEEYPRFFEAGIRERINGAFKSLGFKFVALDLEPFRSGRLNEAAGITPAAGAGQGHSEGFKLPVVG